A section of the Saccharopolyspora gregorii genome encodes:
- a CDS encoding LysR family transcriptional regulator, with product MELRQLEHFLAVARHGSFTGAAREVHVVQSALSASVRKLEVELGSALFERTSRKVLLTEAGRALLPTARRITADVVAARGEVAAVQGLSRGRVSIGTIQTLTVLDLPAELGEFRARYPGVRIHVREGIMPDLANAVVAGELDLAYVAGEGPFDAELVRFGEWTQRMALVCHPGHPLAGRDRVRLAECGDEPFVEFLGSSLQAMIARGFADAGVRLNRVCEATHVPLLIALVAAGLGVSIVPDVVAERSGLPHARLAEPALVRPIRLVGRSAELTNPAARALLAHLVG from the coding sequence ATGGAGCTGCGGCAGTTGGAGCACTTCCTCGCGGTCGCGCGGCACGGCAGCTTCACCGGGGCGGCGCGCGAGGTGCACGTCGTGCAGTCCGCGCTGAGCGCGTCCGTCCGCAAGCTCGAAGTGGAGCTGGGCTCCGCGCTGTTCGAGCGCACCAGCCGCAAGGTGCTGCTCACCGAGGCGGGCCGCGCGCTGCTGCCGACGGCGCGGCGGATCACCGCCGACGTGGTCGCGGCCCGCGGCGAGGTGGCCGCGGTGCAGGGCCTGTCGCGGGGGCGGGTGTCGATCGGCACCATCCAGACGTTGACGGTGCTCGACCTGCCCGCCGAGCTCGGCGAGTTCCGGGCGCGGTACCCGGGGGTGCGCATCCACGTGCGCGAAGGGATCATGCCGGACCTGGCGAACGCGGTGGTGGCCGGTGAGCTGGACCTGGCGTACGTGGCCGGGGAGGGCCCGTTCGACGCGGAGCTCGTCCGCTTCGGCGAGTGGACCCAGCGCATGGCGTTGGTCTGCCACCCCGGGCATCCGCTGGCCGGTCGCGACCGGGTGCGGCTGGCCGAGTGCGGAGACGAGCCGTTCGTCGAATTCCTCGGCAGCAGCCTGCAAGCGATGATCGCGCGCGGGTTCGCCGACGCCGGGGTGCGGCTCAACCGGGTCTGCGAGGCCACGCACGTCCCGCTGCTGATCGCCCTGGTGGCGGCGGGGCTCGGGGTGAGCATCGTGCCGGACGTCGTCGCCGAGCGCTCCGGCCTGCCGCACGCGCGGCTGGCGGAACCGGCGCTGGTCCGGCCGATCCGCCTGGTCGGGCGCTCCGCGGAGCTCACCAACCCGGCGGCTCGGGCGCTGCTCGCGCATCTCGTCGGCTGA
- a CDS encoding MaoC family dehydratase: MAVHGGQQGRYFEDFVVGDIYRHPLGRTISEADNTWFTLLTMNTHPAHFDAHYASKTPFEKVLVNSGLTIAMLLGQSVSDISQRAVANLAMNNIQLTHPVYVGDTLYGESICTGKRESKSRPYAGLVNVHTRALNAEGDECLSFDRTVLIYKRDQAEAIDSFPTAKNGPLSLDDDGGAR, encoded by the coding sequence GTGGCCGTGCACGGAGGTCAGCAAGGGCGCTACTTCGAGGACTTCGTCGTCGGAGACATCTACCGGCACCCGCTGGGGCGCACCATCAGCGAGGCGGACAACACCTGGTTCACCCTGCTCACGATGAACACGCACCCGGCGCACTTCGACGCGCACTACGCGTCGAAGACGCCGTTCGAGAAGGTGCTGGTCAACTCGGGCCTGACCATCGCGATGCTGCTGGGCCAGAGCGTCAGCGACATCAGCCAGCGGGCGGTGGCGAACCTGGCGATGAACAACATCCAGCTCACCCACCCCGTCTACGTCGGCGACACCCTCTACGGGGAGTCGATCTGCACCGGCAAACGGGAATCGAAGTCGCGCCCGTACGCGGGCCTGGTCAACGTGCACACCCGCGCGCTCAACGCCGAGGGCGACGAGTGCCTGTCGTTCGACCGCACCGTGCTGATCTACAAGCGGGACCAGGCCGAGGCCATCGACTCCTTCCCCACCGCCAAGAACGGCCCGCTGTCGCTGGACGACGACGGAGGTGCGCGGTGA
- a CDS encoding acyl-CoA dehydrogenase family protein, with product MDFELNEDQAQFQQVLRDFVDSEIVPVAQEWEHAGRYPTEIVAKMAELGLFGLLIPEEYGGVDADFVTFTLVFEEIARGWMGVAGILGSHSVSTWMINRHGTEEQKRTYLPELATGARRTGIALTEPDAGTDLQGIRTTAERDGDHYVINGSKMWITNARYADPLPVLVKTDRTASPAHKGMSVLLVDAGTPGFTVTKDIPKLGYKGTESCEVVFEDVRVPAANLLGGVEGRGMQQVLSALETGRLNIAGRSLGIAQRSYDEALSYAGERKAFGKPIAEFQAIQIRIAEMATQLQAARLLSYWSASKLDRGERADLETGMAKLFASEVALQAAQDSMRVHGGYGYSAEFEIERLYRDSILMTIGEGTSDIMRTVIAKSLSAGKGKVGW from the coding sequence GTGGATTTCGAGCTGAACGAGGACCAGGCCCAGTTCCAGCAGGTCCTGCGGGACTTCGTGGACTCGGAGATCGTGCCGGTCGCGCAGGAGTGGGAGCACGCGGGCCGCTACCCCACCGAGATCGTGGCGAAGATGGCGGAACTCGGCCTGTTCGGCCTGCTCATCCCCGAGGAGTACGGCGGGGTGGACGCGGACTTCGTCACCTTCACCCTCGTGTTCGAGGAGATCGCGCGTGGCTGGATGGGCGTCGCTGGCATCCTCGGCAGCCACTCGGTGTCCACCTGGATGATCAACCGGCACGGCACCGAGGAGCAGAAACGCACGTACCTGCCCGAGCTGGCGACCGGCGCGCGCCGCACCGGCATCGCGCTGACCGAACCGGACGCGGGCACCGACCTGCAGGGCATCCGCACCACCGCCGAGCGCGACGGCGACCACTACGTCATCAACGGCAGCAAGATGTGGATCACCAACGCCCGCTACGCGGACCCGCTGCCGGTGCTGGTGAAGACCGACCGCACCGCCTCACCCGCGCACAAGGGCATGAGCGTGCTGCTCGTCGACGCGGGCACCCCCGGGTTCACCGTCACCAAGGACATCCCGAAGCTCGGCTACAAGGGCACCGAGTCCTGCGAGGTCGTGTTCGAGGACGTGCGGGTGCCCGCGGCGAACCTGCTCGGCGGCGTCGAAGGGCGCGGGATGCAGCAGGTGCTCTCGGCGCTGGAGACCGGTCGGCTCAACATCGCCGGACGCAGCCTCGGCATCGCGCAGCGCTCCTACGACGAAGCGCTGTCCTACGCGGGCGAGCGCAAGGCCTTCGGCAAGCCCATCGCCGAGTTCCAGGCCATCCAGATCCGCATCGCCGAGATGGCCACCCAGCTGCAGGCCGCGCGGCTGCTGTCCTACTGGTCGGCGAGCAAGCTCGACCGCGGGGAACGCGCCGACCTGGAGACGGGGATGGCGAAGCTGTTCGCCTCCGAGGTCGCACTGCAGGCCGCGCAGGACTCGATGCGGGTGCACGGCGGCTACGGCTACTCGGCGGAGTTCGAGATCGAACGGCTCTACCGCGACTCGATCCTGATGACCATCGGTGAGGGCACCAGCGACATCATGCGCACCGTCATCGCGAAATCCCTCTCCGCCGGGAAGGGGAAGGTCGGATGGTGA
- a CDS encoding Lrp/AsnC family transcriptional regulator codes for MIVRKELSKVPSQDSVDAVDARLLLALSRAPRATISALAAETGLSRNTVQSRVSRLEERGVLGSFERRVDPRALGYPLRALMTVQVTQSLLGPVAAELRAIPEVLEVAGISGPADLFVQVVARDTDDLYRIAGQVLAIPGVERTDTALVMRDLVDHRLTPLLERRAYP; via the coding sequence GTGATCGTCCGGAAGGAGCTGAGCAAGGTGCCAAGTCAGGACTCGGTCGACGCCGTGGACGCCCGGCTGCTGCTGGCGCTGTCCCGCGCCCCGCGCGCCACGATCAGCGCGCTCGCCGCGGAGACCGGCCTGTCCCGCAACACGGTGCAGAGCCGGGTGAGCAGGTTGGAGGAGCGGGGCGTGCTCGGCTCGTTCGAGCGCCGCGTCGACCCCCGCGCCCTCGGCTACCCGCTGCGCGCGCTGATGACGGTGCAGGTCACGCAGAGCCTGCTGGGTCCGGTGGCCGCGGAGCTGCGCGCCATCCCCGAGGTGCTGGAGGTGGCGGGGATCAGCGGCCCCGCCGACCTGTTCGTGCAGGTCGTCGCCCGCGACACCGATGACCTGTACCGGATCGCCGGGCAGGTGCTCGCGATCCCCGGCGTGGAGCGCACCGACACGGCGCTGGTGATGCGCGACCTCGTGGACCACCGGCTCACGCCGCTGCTGGAACGCCGCGCCTACCCGTGA
- a CDS encoding FadR/GntR family transcriptional regulator: MAATRPGGGESAKLRVRPVQAAYRQVAEQLRDQIVSGALPSGSRLPSETELGSMFGVSRSTVREALRQLASQHLIDTTRGVTGGSFVAAPDAGRIADNLGGSLGLLVNSRGMSVDNLIEARLLLEPHAARLAADRACEQDLAELRRTVEGTGHLDPDEGFTVHWDFHTTLVSISGNPLLHVMCSPINAVLRGRMHRDRISRPAWDGIDEDHVKIYEAVAGGEADIAETLVREHLLGLKPLYERMED, translated from the coding sequence ATGGCGGCCACCCGGCCAGGAGGCGGCGAATCCGCGAAGCTGCGGGTGCGCCCGGTGCAGGCGGCGTACCGGCAGGTCGCCGAGCAGCTGCGCGACCAGATCGTCAGCGGCGCGCTGCCCTCCGGGTCGCGGCTGCCCAGCGAGACCGAGCTCGGGAGCATGTTCGGCGTCAGCCGCAGCACCGTGCGCGAGGCGCTGCGCCAGCTCGCCAGCCAGCACCTGATCGACACCACCCGCGGCGTCACCGGCGGCAGCTTCGTGGCCGCCCCGGATGCCGGGCGCATCGCCGACAACCTCGGCGGCAGCCTCGGATTGCTGGTCAACTCGCGCGGCATGTCGGTGGACAACCTCATCGAGGCGCGGCTGCTGCTGGAGCCGCACGCCGCGCGGCTGGCCGCCGACCGGGCCTGCGAGCAGGACCTCGCGGAACTGCGGCGGACCGTCGAAGGCACCGGGCACCTGGATCCCGACGAGGGCTTCACCGTGCACTGGGACTTCCACACCACGCTGGTGTCCATCAGCGGGAACCCGCTGCTGCACGTGATGTGCAGCCCGATCAACGCGGTGCTGCGCGGCCGGATGCACCGGGACCGGATCTCGCGCCCGGCCTGGGACGGCATCGACGAGGACCACGTGAAGATCTACGAGGCGGTCGCCGGTGGCGAGGCCGACATCGCCGAAACCCTGGTGCGCGAACACCTCCTGGGCCTCAAGCCCCTCTACGAACGCATGGAGGACTAG
- a CDS encoding transketolase-like TK C-terminal-containing protein, with the protein MADDAVAQHSGTREQEALAEIERRVLWLSTAIIHEANRNRPNPSGLKVGGHQASCASMVSIMTALWFHELGPDDRVSVKPHASPVLHAINYLIGELDERYLPTLREFGGLQSYPSRSKDPDPVDYSTGSVGIGATAPIWGALARRYVRSTTGGGGTGRQFSLVGDAELDEGAVWEALLDPAVAELGELVWVVDLNRQSLDRVVPNIAAGRLRGMFAAAGWQTLELKYGRLLEELFARPGGDALRDRIDTMTNPEYQRLLRCDAAQLRDRLPGDGPAREAIDALIAELDDATLLAAIRNLGGHDLGALGEVFGEIDDTRPTVIFAYTVKGHGLPTEGHPQNHSSLLTHEQFAELAPRLGADVDRPWQRFDAGTDAGRLCAEAGARLRREPVPATAPPALPLDIGRTPTGTATTQAALGRVLLDLTRQSPEAARRVVTVCPDVSSTTNLGGWVNKVGVWSSRQRRDWFADDAETILHWREQPTGQHVELGIAETNLVGLLGELGSTWSRWGEPLLPIGVLYDPFVERALEPWAFGIYSGGQSILVGTPSGVSLAPEGGAHQSVKTPSIGLEQPGCTSYEPAFAQDVEWALLASLAQLGKPGGTSAYLRLSTRPLDQNLAAVPADPAARERRRRQVVAGAYPLRSTPDPKLTIAAMGVTVPEALAAADRLGQAGVDTDVVCVTSPDLLFRALRARQGRQDGSSWILDQAFPAHRAAPLVTIGDGHPHTLAFLATVNRVPSTTLGVTDFGQSGSPEDVYRHHGLDTDTIVRAGLDLLA; encoded by the coding sequence ATGGCCGACGACGCAGTCGCCCAGCACAGCGGTACGCGCGAGCAGGAGGCGCTCGCCGAGATCGAACGGCGGGTGCTGTGGCTGTCCACCGCGATCATCCACGAGGCGAACCGGAACCGGCCGAACCCCTCGGGTCTGAAGGTCGGCGGGCACCAGGCGTCCTGCGCCTCGATGGTGTCGATCATGACGGCGCTGTGGTTCCACGAGCTCGGCCCCGACGACCGGGTGTCGGTGAAACCGCACGCCTCCCCCGTGCTGCACGCCATCAACTACCTCATCGGCGAGCTCGACGAGCGCTACCTGCCGACGCTGCGCGAGTTCGGCGGCCTGCAGAGCTATCCGAGCCGTTCCAAGGACCCCGACCCGGTCGACTACTCCACCGGGTCCGTCGGCATCGGCGCCACCGCCCCGATCTGGGGTGCGCTGGCGCGCCGCTACGTGCGCTCCACCACCGGGGGCGGCGGCACCGGGCGGCAGTTCTCCCTCGTCGGCGACGCCGAACTGGACGAGGGCGCCGTGTGGGAGGCGCTGCTGGACCCGGCCGTCGCCGAGCTCGGCGAGCTGGTGTGGGTCGTCGACCTCAACCGGCAGTCCCTGGACCGGGTGGTGCCGAACATCGCCGCCGGGCGGCTGCGCGGCATGTTCGCCGCCGCGGGCTGGCAGACGCTGGAGCTCAAGTACGGGCGGCTGCTGGAGGAGCTGTTCGCCCGCCCCGGCGGCGACGCGCTGCGGGACCGCATCGACACCATGACGAACCCGGAGTACCAGCGGCTGCTGCGCTGCGACGCCGCGCAGCTGCGGGACCGGCTGCCCGGTGACGGCCCGGCGCGCGAGGCCATCGATGCCCTGATCGCCGAGCTGGACGACGCGACGCTGCTGGCCGCGATCCGCAACCTCGGCGGCCACGACCTGGGCGCGCTCGGCGAGGTGTTCGGCGAGATCGACGACACCCGGCCCACGGTGATCTTCGCCTACACCGTGAAGGGGCACGGGCTGCCCACCGAGGGGCACCCGCAGAACCACTCCTCGCTGCTCACCCACGAGCAGTTCGCCGAACTCGCGCCCCGGCTCGGCGCCGACGTGGACCGGCCGTGGCAGCGGTTCGACGCCGGCACCGACGCCGGCCGGTTGTGCGCCGAGGCGGGGGCCCGGCTGCGCCGCGAACCGGTGCCGGCCACCGCGCCGCCCGCGCTGCCGCTCGACATCGGCCGCACCCCCACCGGCACCGCCACCACGCAGGCCGCGCTGGGACGGGTGCTGCTGGACCTCACCCGGCAGTCCCCGGAGGCGGCGCGGCGCGTCGTGACCGTGTGCCCGGACGTCAGCTCCACCACGAACCTCGGCGGCTGGGTGAACAAGGTCGGGGTGTGGTCCTCGCGGCAGCGCCGGGACTGGTTCGCCGACGACGCCGAGACCATCCTGCACTGGCGGGAACAACCCACCGGCCAGCACGTGGAACTGGGCATCGCCGAGACGAACCTGGTGGGGCTGCTGGGCGAGCTCGGCTCGACCTGGAGCAGGTGGGGCGAGCCGCTGCTGCCGATCGGCGTGCTCTACGACCCGTTCGTGGAACGCGCGCTGGAGCCGTGGGCGTTCGGCATCTACAGCGGCGGTCAGTCCATCCTCGTCGGCACGCCCTCCGGGGTGAGCCTGGCGCCGGAAGGCGGCGCGCACCAGTCCGTGAAGACCCCGTCCATCGGGCTCGAACAACCCGGCTGCACCAGCTACGAACCGGCGTTCGCGCAGGACGTGGAGTGGGCGCTGCTCGCCTCGCTGGCGCAGCTCGGCAAGCCGGGCGGCACCTCCGCCTACCTGCGGTTGTCGACCCGGCCGCTGGACCAGAACCTCGCCGCGGTCCCGGCCGATCCGGCGGCGCGGGAACGCCGCAGGCGGCAGGTCGTCGCCGGGGCGTACCCGCTGCGCAGCACCCCGGACCCGAAGCTCACCATCGCCGCGATGGGCGTGACCGTGCCGGAGGCGCTGGCCGCCGCCGACCGCCTCGGCCAGGCCGGGGTGGACACCGACGTGGTGTGCGTGACCAGCCCCGACCTGCTGTTCCGCGCGCTGCGGGCGCGGCAGGGGCGCCAGGACGGGTCGAGCTGGATCTTGGACCAGGCGTTCCCCGCGCACCGGGCGGCACCGCTGGTGACGATCGGCGACGGGCACCCGCACACCCTCGCGTTCCTGGCGACGGTGAACCGGGTGCCGAGCACCACCCTCGGCGTCACCGACTTCGGCCAGTCCGGTTCCCCGGAGGACGTCTACCGCCACCACGGCCTGGACACCGACACCATCGTCCGAGCCGGGCTCGACCTGCTGGCCTGA
- a CDS encoding RICIN domain-containing protein encodes MQRVLVRFGVLAAAVLTALSGMLTGAAGAASAELRIINSATDGSLLPQNYGNNSNDGIWMYAWNSASTADGDRWSVENSGGYYLIRNDKTGKCLKPGGQYYGKTALTQGECRHVPEFQWSLPSRSFGGNEYKIVSRSTEQVVAPYYGNALNEVVVLEPNSDQDKNWWLIDAA; translated from the coding sequence ATGCAACGTGTTCTCGTCCGGTTCGGCGTCCTCGCGGCCGCGGTGCTGACCGCGCTGTCCGGAATGCTCACCGGTGCGGCCGGTGCGGCGTCCGCGGAATTGCGCATCATCAACTCGGCCACCGATGGGAGCCTGCTCCCGCAGAACTACGGGAACAACTCGAACGACGGAATCTGGATGTACGCGTGGAATTCGGCGAGCACCGCCGACGGTGACCGCTGGTCGGTGGAGAACTCCGGCGGTTACTACCTGATCCGCAACGACAAGACCGGGAAGTGCCTCAAGCCGGGCGGCCAGTACTACGGGAAGACCGCGCTGACCCAGGGCGAGTGCAGGCACGTCCCCGAGTTCCAGTGGTCCCTGCCGAGCAGGTCGTTCGGCGGAAACGAGTACAAGATCGTGTCCCGGTCGACCGAACAGGTCGTGGCGCCGTACTACGGCAACGCGCTCAACGAGGTCGTCGTCTTGGAGCCGAACAGCGACCAGGACAAGAACTGGTGGCTCATCGACGCCGCATGA
- a CDS encoding CaiB/BaiF CoA transferase family protein, translating into MNRLPLADVRILAVEQYGAGPFGSVHLADLGAEVIKIEDPRFGGDVGRLTPPYAEDGDSLFFEAFNRNKRSVVLDLTSPAGREVFEKLVGVSDAVYSNLRGDVPAKMGIRYDDLKHLNPAIVCCSLSGYGMTGPRAKQPGYDYMLQGLAGWMSVTGEPDGPPTKSGLSMVDYSGGLVAAISLLSAIHGARRDGVGSDCDVSLYDTAIGMLTYLATWHLNAEFEPKRTHHSAHPSLVPFQNFPTADSWIVIGCAKQKFWEKFVDVLGSPAWAAEARFATTSDRYAHSADCVRLIEQELARRGTAEWLGLLEAAGVPCAPINTIPQALREEHTEARGMVVTTEHPRFGEVKQVASPVRAGEPRTDHQRAPFLGEHTSSTLDDLLGLDAAEFQRLAGEGAFGANGDAPWISS; encoded by the coding sequence GTGAACCGGCTCCCGCTGGCCGACGTGCGGATACTCGCCGTCGAGCAGTACGGGGCGGGCCCGTTCGGCTCGGTGCACCTGGCCGACCTGGGCGCGGAGGTCATCAAGATCGAGGACCCGCGGTTCGGCGGCGACGTCGGACGGCTCACCCCGCCGTACGCCGAGGACGGCGATTCGCTGTTCTTCGAGGCGTTCAACCGCAACAAGCGCTCCGTCGTGCTCGACCTCACCAGCCCGGCCGGCCGCGAGGTCTTCGAGAAGCTGGTTGGCGTCAGCGACGCGGTGTACTCGAACCTGCGCGGTGACGTGCCCGCGAAGATGGGCATCCGCTACGACGACCTCAAGCACCTGAACCCGGCGATCGTGTGCTGCTCGCTGTCCGGCTACGGCATGACCGGGCCGCGCGCGAAGCAACCCGGCTACGACTACATGCTGCAGGGCCTGGCCGGCTGGATGTCGGTGACCGGCGAGCCGGACGGACCGCCCACCAAGTCCGGACTGTCCATGGTGGACTACTCGGGCGGCCTGGTGGCCGCGATCTCGCTGCTGTCGGCGATCCACGGCGCGCGGCGCGACGGCGTCGGCTCGGACTGCGACGTGAGCCTGTACGACACGGCGATCGGCATGCTCACCTACCTCGCCACCTGGCACCTCAACGCCGAGTTCGAACCGAAGCGCACGCACCACTCGGCGCACCCGAGCCTGGTGCCGTTCCAGAACTTCCCCACCGCCGACTCGTGGATCGTGATCGGCTGCGCGAAGCAGAAGTTCTGGGAGAAGTTCGTCGACGTGCTCGGCTCCCCCGCCTGGGCCGCCGAAGCGCGGTTCGCCACCACCTCGGACCGCTACGCGCACTCCGCGGACTGCGTGCGGCTGATCGAGCAGGAGCTGGCGCGGCGCGGCACCGCCGAGTGGCTGGGGCTGCTGGAGGCCGCCGGTGTCCCGTGCGCGCCGATCAACACGATCCCGCAGGCGCTGCGGGAGGAGCACACCGAAGCCCGCGGCATGGTCGTCACCACCGAGCACCCGCGGTTCGGGGAGGTCAAGCAGGTCGCCTCCCCGGTGCGCGCGGGCGAGCCCAGGACCGACCACCAGCGCGCGCCGTTCCTCGGCGAGCACACCTCGTCCACATTGGACGATTTGCTCGGGCTGGACGCGGCGGAGTTCCAGCGGTTGGCCGGCGAAGGTGCTTTCGGAGCGAATGGAGACGCGCCGTGGATTTCGAGCTGA
- a CDS encoding HpcH/HpaI aldolase/citrate lyase family protein has translation MVSPRSWLFCPADRPDRLRGAADAADAAVADLEDAVHVDGKAAAREQLVPVLREDPVRACRIWVRVNGDEHLAADLAALAGLPVAGIVVPKAEPELLRAVAERVDVPLLALVETADGLWRVRESAAVPQVRALTLGEYDLADDLGTCSPEVDAEPLRWARSRVVAAAAAAGLDPPPAPVSADLADLDSYATETGRLQHFGFFGRMCVHPKQVARVHAALRPAADEVDRARKVVLAADAAERDGRAVLVVDGRMIDAPVVRRARRVLDLATADLATGHG, from the coding sequence ATGGTGAGCCCGCGCAGCTGGCTGTTCTGCCCCGCCGACCGGCCCGACCGGCTGCGCGGGGCCGCCGACGCCGCCGACGCGGCCGTCGCCGACCTGGAGGACGCGGTGCACGTCGACGGCAAGGCCGCCGCCCGCGAGCAGCTCGTCCCGGTGCTGCGCGAGGACCCGGTGCGCGCCTGCCGGATCTGGGTGCGGGTCAACGGCGACGAGCACCTGGCCGCCGACCTCGCCGCGCTCGCCGGACTGCCGGTCGCGGGGATCGTGGTGCCCAAGGCCGAGCCGGAGCTGCTGCGGGCCGTCGCCGAACGGGTGGACGTCCCGCTGCTGGCGCTCGTCGAGACCGCGGACGGCCTGTGGCGGGTGCGGGAATCGGCCGCGGTGCCGCAGGTGCGGGCGCTGACCCTCGGCGAGTACGACCTGGCCGACGACCTCGGCACCTGCTCCCCGGAGGTGGACGCGGAACCGCTGCGGTGGGCGCGCTCCCGCGTCGTGGCGGCCGCGGCCGCCGCCGGGCTCGACCCGCCGCCCGCGCCGGTGTCCGCGGACCTCGCCGACCTCGACTCGTACGCGACCGAAACCGGACGGTTGCAGCACTTCGGGTTCTTCGGCCGGATGTGCGTCCACCCGAAGCAGGTGGCGCGGGTGCACGCCGCGCTGCGCCCCGCCGCCGACGAGGTGGACCGGGCGCGGAAGGTGGTGCTGGCCGCCGACGCCGCCGAACGCGACGGCCGGGCCGTGCTCGTGGTGGACGGCCGCATGATCGACGCACCGGTGGTGCGCCGCGCGCGGCGCGTCCTCGACCTGGCCACCGCCGACCTGGCGACCGGTCACGGGTAG